A stretch of the Acyrthosiphon pisum isolate AL4f chromosome A2, pea_aphid_22Mar2018_4r6ur, whole genome shotgun sequence genome encodes the following:
- the LOC100574753 gene encoding facilitated trehalose transporter Tret1 isoform X2 — MESNINYRYSFKSIFAQVIKFLSRLHRKFGFRPRLKRWKATFFHPAGRKVSLALAGPCFIQTGIGIEITCSTIIIGALASNKSNNGLPPLTDEQASWFGSLLFLFTPLGSALSSLTLDHFGHKTCMIITNVPFIVSQIMFFYANSVGTLYACSMLMGISVGYSGGPSSAYIGEVCEPKLRGALMSATNVFYFVGSLLFTLIYAITLEWRLTVLIAMSIPIVTIAILFMTPQSPMWLLTKGEPLKAQQTLGKLRGWPSHETFSSKEFREMIAYTSTTMVHEDDDTEPDATSSWGQLLRPEVYRPFRLLLVYIFFANLLSGIQYVPYLVAVFTEFGAPVNVEFTLAFSVFLSTIGGIITIFLINKLGKRFLTLSTLLICSICYILIGLIGVYWTNSKPITSWLVLILFLTTTFMSSLGIMPIAWILLTEIFPMKSRNITCSAGGAMGYLISFFMIKYYLELSNFVNFYNTFTLFGISGLFGAVYFYFYLPETENKTLQEISEFFK; from the exons ATGGAGTCCAATATTAACTATAGATACAGCTTTAAATCCATTTTCGCTCAA GTAATAAaatttttgtcacgcctgcaccgaaagtttggttttcgaccgcGGTTGAAGCGATGGAAAGCGACCTTTTTTCATCCAGCAGGCCGTAAAGTG AGCTTGGCATTGGCTGGACCGTGTTTCATACAGACCGGGATCGGTATAGAAATTACgtgttcaacaataataattggagCATTAGCGAGCAATAAGAGCAATAATGGACTGCCACCATTGACAGACGAACAAGCATCTTGGTTCG GTAGTCTTCTGTTCTTGTTCACGCCCCTGGGCAGCGCACTATCTTCGTTAACGCTAGACCACTTCGGTCACAAAACGTGCATGATAATAACCAACGTGCCGTTCATAGTGTCGCAGATCATGTTCTTTTACGCCAACAGCGTCGGGACATTGTATGCGTGCTCGATGCTGATGGGGATTAGCGTCGGATACTCGGGAGGCCCGTCTTCAGCCTACATTGGCGAGGTGTGCGAGCCCAAGCTTAGGGGTGCGTTGATGTCGGCGACGAACGTCTTCTATTTCGTTGGCTCGTTGCTGTTCACATTGATATACGCTATCACATTGGAATGGAGGCTGACCGTGCTCATCGCCATGTCGATCCCGATCGTGACCATCGCCATATTGTTTATG ACGCCGCAATCTCCAATGTGGTTGTTGACCAAAGGCGAACCCTTAAAGGCTCAGCAAACGCTTGGCAAATTGAGAGGATGGCCGTCGCACGAAACATTTTCAAGCAAAGAGTTCAGAGAAATGATAGCTTATACGTCTACAACTATGGTACATGAAGATGACGACACCGAgcctg ACGCAACGAGTTCTTGGGGACAACTCCTTCGGCCTGAAGTGTACAGACCGTTCCGTCTGTTGTTGGTGTACATTTTCTTTGCGAATTTATTGTCTGGAATACAGTACGTACCTTATCTAGTAGCAGTGTTTACTGAATTCGGTGCACCCGTTAACGTCGAGTTTACATTA gcgttttcagtatttttatcaACGATTGGAggaataataacgatatttttGATCAACAAACTTGGCAAACGATTCCTTACGTTATCGACGTTATTAATTTGCtcaatttgttatatattaattggaTTAATCGGTGTGTATTGGACGAACTCAAAACCTATAACTTCTTGGCTGGTGTTAATACTTTTTCTAACTACTACTTTCATGTCATCCCTTGGGATAATGCCTATCGCATGGATACTTCTTACCGAGATATTTCCAATGAa gAGTAGAAACATTACCTGCAGCGCTGGAGGGGCAATGGGTTACTTAATATCTTTTTTCATGATCAAGTATTATCTTGAGTTGTCCAACTTTGTGAacttttacaatacatttacttTATTTGGTATTTCCGGTTTATTTGGTGctgtatatttctatttttatttaccagAAACTGAAAACAAAACATTACAAGAAATATCTGAATTTTTCAAATAG
- the LOC100574753 gene encoding facilitated trehalose transporter Tret1 isoform X1, whose amino-acid sequence MVGKNKTLQNTTNLRKEMESNINYRYSFKSIFAQVIKFLSRLHRKFGFRPRLKRWKATFFHPAGRKVSLALAGPCFIQTGIGIEITCSTIIIGALASNKSNNGLPPLTDEQASWFGSLLFLFTPLGSALSSLTLDHFGHKTCMIITNVPFIVSQIMFFYANSVGTLYACSMLMGISVGYSGGPSSAYIGEVCEPKLRGALMSATNVFYFVGSLLFTLIYAITLEWRLTVLIAMSIPIVTIAILFMTPQSPMWLLTKGEPLKAQQTLGKLRGWPSHETFSSKEFREMIAYTSTTMVHEDDDTEPDATSSWGQLLRPEVYRPFRLLLVYIFFANLLSGIQYVPYLVAVFTEFGAPVNVEFTLAFSVFLSTIGGIITIFLINKLGKRFLTLSTLLICSICYILIGLIGVYWTNSKPITSWLVLILFLTTTFMSSLGIMPIAWILLTEIFPMKSRNITCSAGGAMGYLISFFMIKYYLELSNFVNFYNTFTLFGISGLFGAVYFYFYLPETENKTLQEISEFFK is encoded by the exons ATGGttggtaaaaat aaaACTTTGCAAAATACAACCAATCTGAGAAAAGAAATGGAGTCCAATATTAACTATAGATACAGCTTTAAATCCATTTTCGCTCAA GTAATAAaatttttgtcacgcctgcaccgaaagtttggttttcgaccgcGGTTGAAGCGATGGAAAGCGACCTTTTTTCATCCAGCAGGCCGTAAAGTG AGCTTGGCATTGGCTGGACCGTGTTTCATACAGACCGGGATCGGTATAGAAATTACgtgttcaacaataataattggagCATTAGCGAGCAATAAGAGCAATAATGGACTGCCACCATTGACAGACGAACAAGCATCTTGGTTCG GTAGTCTTCTGTTCTTGTTCACGCCCCTGGGCAGCGCACTATCTTCGTTAACGCTAGACCACTTCGGTCACAAAACGTGCATGATAATAACCAACGTGCCGTTCATAGTGTCGCAGATCATGTTCTTTTACGCCAACAGCGTCGGGACATTGTATGCGTGCTCGATGCTGATGGGGATTAGCGTCGGATACTCGGGAGGCCCGTCTTCAGCCTACATTGGCGAGGTGTGCGAGCCCAAGCTTAGGGGTGCGTTGATGTCGGCGACGAACGTCTTCTATTTCGTTGGCTCGTTGCTGTTCACATTGATATACGCTATCACATTGGAATGGAGGCTGACCGTGCTCATCGCCATGTCGATCCCGATCGTGACCATCGCCATATTGTTTATG ACGCCGCAATCTCCAATGTGGTTGTTGACCAAAGGCGAACCCTTAAAGGCTCAGCAAACGCTTGGCAAATTGAGAGGATGGCCGTCGCACGAAACATTTTCAAGCAAAGAGTTCAGAGAAATGATAGCTTATACGTCTACAACTATGGTACATGAAGATGACGACACCGAgcctg ACGCAACGAGTTCTTGGGGACAACTCCTTCGGCCTGAAGTGTACAGACCGTTCCGTCTGTTGTTGGTGTACATTTTCTTTGCGAATTTATTGTCTGGAATACAGTACGTACCTTATCTAGTAGCAGTGTTTACTGAATTCGGTGCACCCGTTAACGTCGAGTTTACATTA gcgttttcagtatttttatcaACGATTGGAggaataataacgatatttttGATCAACAAACTTGGCAAACGATTCCTTACGTTATCGACGTTATTAATTTGCtcaatttgttatatattaattggaTTAATCGGTGTGTATTGGACGAACTCAAAACCTATAACTTCTTGGCTGGTGTTAATACTTTTTCTAACTACTACTTTCATGTCATCCCTTGGGATAATGCCTATCGCATGGATACTTCTTACCGAGATATTTCCAATGAa gAGTAGAAACATTACCTGCAGCGCTGGAGGGGCAATGGGTTACTTAATATCTTTTTTCATGATCAAGTATTATCTTGAGTTGTCCAACTTTGTGAacttttacaatacatttacttTATTTGGTATTTCCGGTTTATTTGGTGctgtatatttctatttttatttaccagAAACTGAAAACAAAACATTACAAGAAATATCTGAATTTTTCAAATAG
- the LOC100574753 gene encoding facilitated trehalose transporter Tret1 isoform X3: MVGKNKTLQNTTNLRKEMESNINYRYSFKSIFAQVERKLVTYIRLFYSLALAGPCFIQTGIGIEITCSTIIIGALASNKSNNGLPPLTDEQASWFGSLLFLFTPLGSALSSLTLDHFGHKTCMIITNVPFIVSQIMFFYANSVGTLYACSMLMGISVGYSGGPSSAYIGEVCEPKLRGALMSATNVFYFVGSLLFTLIYAITLEWRLTVLIAMSIPIVTIAILFMTPQSPMWLLTKGEPLKAQQTLGKLRGWPSHETFSSKEFREMIAYTSTTMVHEDDDTEPDATSSWGQLLRPEVYRPFRLLLVYIFFANLLSGIQYVPYLVAVFTEFGAPVNVEFTLAFSVFLSTIGGIITIFLINKLGKRFLTLSTLLICSICYILIGLIGVYWTNSKPITSWLVLILFLTTTFMSSLGIMPIAWILLTEIFPMKSRNITCSAGGAMGYLISFFMIKYYLELSNFVNFYNTFTLFGISGLFGAVYFYFYLPETENKTLQEISEFFK, translated from the exons ATGGttggtaaaaat aaaACTTTGCAAAATACAACCAATCTGAGAAAAGAAATGGAGTCCAATATTAACTATAGATACAGCTTTAAATCCATTTTCGCTCAA gttgaAAGAAAACTTGTGACATACATAcgattattttat AGCTTGGCATTGGCTGGACCGTGTTTCATACAGACCGGGATCGGTATAGAAATTACgtgttcaacaataataattggagCATTAGCGAGCAATAAGAGCAATAATGGACTGCCACCATTGACAGACGAACAAGCATCTTGGTTCG GTAGTCTTCTGTTCTTGTTCACGCCCCTGGGCAGCGCACTATCTTCGTTAACGCTAGACCACTTCGGTCACAAAACGTGCATGATAATAACCAACGTGCCGTTCATAGTGTCGCAGATCATGTTCTTTTACGCCAACAGCGTCGGGACATTGTATGCGTGCTCGATGCTGATGGGGATTAGCGTCGGATACTCGGGAGGCCCGTCTTCAGCCTACATTGGCGAGGTGTGCGAGCCCAAGCTTAGGGGTGCGTTGATGTCGGCGACGAACGTCTTCTATTTCGTTGGCTCGTTGCTGTTCACATTGATATACGCTATCACATTGGAATGGAGGCTGACCGTGCTCATCGCCATGTCGATCCCGATCGTGACCATCGCCATATTGTTTATG ACGCCGCAATCTCCAATGTGGTTGTTGACCAAAGGCGAACCCTTAAAGGCTCAGCAAACGCTTGGCAAATTGAGAGGATGGCCGTCGCACGAAACATTTTCAAGCAAAGAGTTCAGAGAAATGATAGCTTATACGTCTACAACTATGGTACATGAAGATGACGACACCGAgcctg ACGCAACGAGTTCTTGGGGACAACTCCTTCGGCCTGAAGTGTACAGACCGTTCCGTCTGTTGTTGGTGTACATTTTCTTTGCGAATTTATTGTCTGGAATACAGTACGTACCTTATCTAGTAGCAGTGTTTACTGAATTCGGTGCACCCGTTAACGTCGAGTTTACATTA gcgttttcagtatttttatcaACGATTGGAggaataataacgatatttttGATCAACAAACTTGGCAAACGATTCCTTACGTTATCGACGTTATTAATTTGCtcaatttgttatatattaattggaTTAATCGGTGTGTATTGGACGAACTCAAAACCTATAACTTCTTGGCTGGTGTTAATACTTTTTCTAACTACTACTTTCATGTCATCCCTTGGGATAATGCCTATCGCATGGATACTTCTTACCGAGATATTTCCAATGAa gAGTAGAAACATTACCTGCAGCGCTGGAGGGGCAATGGGTTACTTAATATCTTTTTTCATGATCAAGTATTATCTTGAGTTGTCCAACTTTGTGAacttttacaatacatttacttTATTTGGTATTTCCGGTTTATTTGGTGctgtatatttctatttttatttaccagAAACTGAAAACAAAACATTACAAGAAATATCTGAATTTTTCAAATAG
- the LOC100574753 gene encoding facilitated trehalose transporter Tret1 isoform X5, whose protein sequence is MESNINYRYSFKSIFAQVERKLVTYIRLFYSLALAGPCFIQTGIGIEITCSTIIIGALASNKSNNGLPPLTDEQASWFGSLLFLFTPLGSALSSLTLDHFGHKTCMIITNVPFIVSQIMFFYANSVGTLYACSMLMGISVGYSGGPSSAYIGEVCEPKLRGALMSATNVFYFVGSLLFTLIYAITLEWRLTVLIAMSIPIVTIAILFMTPQSPMWLLTKGEPLKAQQTLGKLRGWPSHETFSSKEFREMIAYTSTTMVHEDDDTEPDATSSWGQLLRPEVYRPFRLLLVYIFFANLLSGIQYVPYLVAVFTEFGAPVNVEFTLAFSVFLSTIGGIITIFLINKLGKRFLTLSTLLICSICYILIGLIGVYWTNSKPITSWLVLILFLTTTFMSSLGIMPIAWILLTEIFPMKSRNITCSAGGAMGYLISFFMIKYYLELSNFVNFYNTFTLFGISGLFGAVYFYFYLPETENKTLQEISEFFK, encoded by the exons ATGGAGTCCAATATTAACTATAGATACAGCTTTAAATCCATTTTCGCTCAA gttgaAAGAAAACTTGTGACATACATAcgattattttat AGCTTGGCATTGGCTGGACCGTGTTTCATACAGACCGGGATCGGTATAGAAATTACgtgttcaacaataataattggagCATTAGCGAGCAATAAGAGCAATAATGGACTGCCACCATTGACAGACGAACAAGCATCTTGGTTCG GTAGTCTTCTGTTCTTGTTCACGCCCCTGGGCAGCGCACTATCTTCGTTAACGCTAGACCACTTCGGTCACAAAACGTGCATGATAATAACCAACGTGCCGTTCATAGTGTCGCAGATCATGTTCTTTTACGCCAACAGCGTCGGGACATTGTATGCGTGCTCGATGCTGATGGGGATTAGCGTCGGATACTCGGGAGGCCCGTCTTCAGCCTACATTGGCGAGGTGTGCGAGCCCAAGCTTAGGGGTGCGTTGATGTCGGCGACGAACGTCTTCTATTTCGTTGGCTCGTTGCTGTTCACATTGATATACGCTATCACATTGGAATGGAGGCTGACCGTGCTCATCGCCATGTCGATCCCGATCGTGACCATCGCCATATTGTTTATG ACGCCGCAATCTCCAATGTGGTTGTTGACCAAAGGCGAACCCTTAAAGGCTCAGCAAACGCTTGGCAAATTGAGAGGATGGCCGTCGCACGAAACATTTTCAAGCAAAGAGTTCAGAGAAATGATAGCTTATACGTCTACAACTATGGTACATGAAGATGACGACACCGAgcctg ACGCAACGAGTTCTTGGGGACAACTCCTTCGGCCTGAAGTGTACAGACCGTTCCGTCTGTTGTTGGTGTACATTTTCTTTGCGAATTTATTGTCTGGAATACAGTACGTACCTTATCTAGTAGCAGTGTTTACTGAATTCGGTGCACCCGTTAACGTCGAGTTTACATTA gcgttttcagtatttttatcaACGATTGGAggaataataacgatatttttGATCAACAAACTTGGCAAACGATTCCTTACGTTATCGACGTTATTAATTTGCtcaatttgttatatattaattggaTTAATCGGTGTGTATTGGACGAACTCAAAACCTATAACTTCTTGGCTGGTGTTAATACTTTTTCTAACTACTACTTTCATGTCATCCCTTGGGATAATGCCTATCGCATGGATACTTCTTACCGAGATATTTCCAATGAa gAGTAGAAACATTACCTGCAGCGCTGGAGGGGCAATGGGTTACTTAATATCTTTTTTCATGATCAAGTATTATCTTGAGTTGTCCAACTTTGTGAacttttacaatacatttacttTATTTGGTATTTCCGGTTTATTTGGTGctgtatatttctatttttatttaccagAAACTGAAAACAAAACATTACAAGAAATATCTGAATTTTTCAAATAG
- the LOC100574753 gene encoding facilitated trehalose transporter Tret1 isoform X6: MESNINYRYSFKSIFAQSLALAGPCFIQTGIGIEITCSTIIIGALASNKSNNGLPPLTDEQASWFGSLLFLFTPLGSALSSLTLDHFGHKTCMIITNVPFIVSQIMFFYANSVGTLYACSMLMGISVGYSGGPSSAYIGEVCEPKLRGALMSATNVFYFVGSLLFTLIYAITLEWRLTVLIAMSIPIVTIAILFMTPQSPMWLLTKGEPLKAQQTLGKLRGWPSHETFSSKEFREMIAYTSTTMVHEDDDTEPDATSSWGQLLRPEVYRPFRLLLVYIFFANLLSGIQYVPYLVAVFTEFGAPVNVEFTLAFSVFLSTIGGIITIFLINKLGKRFLTLSTLLICSICYILIGLIGVYWTNSKPITSWLVLILFLTTTFMSSLGIMPIAWILLTEIFPMKSRNITCSAGGAMGYLISFFMIKYYLELSNFVNFYNTFTLFGISGLFGAVYFYFYLPETENKTLQEISEFFK, from the exons ATGGAGTCCAATATTAACTATAGATACAGCTTTAAATCCATTTTCGCTCAA AGCTTGGCATTGGCTGGACCGTGTTTCATACAGACCGGGATCGGTATAGAAATTACgtgttcaacaataataattggagCATTAGCGAGCAATAAGAGCAATAATGGACTGCCACCATTGACAGACGAACAAGCATCTTGGTTCG GTAGTCTTCTGTTCTTGTTCACGCCCCTGGGCAGCGCACTATCTTCGTTAACGCTAGACCACTTCGGTCACAAAACGTGCATGATAATAACCAACGTGCCGTTCATAGTGTCGCAGATCATGTTCTTTTACGCCAACAGCGTCGGGACATTGTATGCGTGCTCGATGCTGATGGGGATTAGCGTCGGATACTCGGGAGGCCCGTCTTCAGCCTACATTGGCGAGGTGTGCGAGCCCAAGCTTAGGGGTGCGTTGATGTCGGCGACGAACGTCTTCTATTTCGTTGGCTCGTTGCTGTTCACATTGATATACGCTATCACATTGGAATGGAGGCTGACCGTGCTCATCGCCATGTCGATCCCGATCGTGACCATCGCCATATTGTTTATG ACGCCGCAATCTCCAATGTGGTTGTTGACCAAAGGCGAACCCTTAAAGGCTCAGCAAACGCTTGGCAAATTGAGAGGATGGCCGTCGCACGAAACATTTTCAAGCAAAGAGTTCAGAGAAATGATAGCTTATACGTCTACAACTATGGTACATGAAGATGACGACACCGAgcctg ACGCAACGAGTTCTTGGGGACAACTCCTTCGGCCTGAAGTGTACAGACCGTTCCGTCTGTTGTTGGTGTACATTTTCTTTGCGAATTTATTGTCTGGAATACAGTACGTACCTTATCTAGTAGCAGTGTTTACTGAATTCGGTGCACCCGTTAACGTCGAGTTTACATTA gcgttttcagtatttttatcaACGATTGGAggaataataacgatatttttGATCAACAAACTTGGCAAACGATTCCTTACGTTATCGACGTTATTAATTTGCtcaatttgttatatattaattggaTTAATCGGTGTGTATTGGACGAACTCAAAACCTATAACTTCTTGGCTGGTGTTAATACTTTTTCTAACTACTACTTTCATGTCATCCCTTGGGATAATGCCTATCGCATGGATACTTCTTACCGAGATATTTCCAATGAa gAGTAGAAACATTACCTGCAGCGCTGGAGGGGCAATGGGTTACTTAATATCTTTTTTCATGATCAAGTATTATCTTGAGTTGTCCAACTTTGTGAacttttacaatacatttacttTATTTGGTATTTCCGGTTTATTTGGTGctgtatatttctatttttatttaccagAAACTGAAAACAAAACATTACAAGAAATATCTGAATTTTTCAAATAG
- the LOC100574753 gene encoding facilitated trehalose transporter Tret1 isoform X4, which yields MVGKNKTLQNTTNLRKEMESNINYRYSFKSIFAQSLALAGPCFIQTGIGIEITCSTIIIGALASNKSNNGLPPLTDEQASWFGSLLFLFTPLGSALSSLTLDHFGHKTCMIITNVPFIVSQIMFFYANSVGTLYACSMLMGISVGYSGGPSSAYIGEVCEPKLRGALMSATNVFYFVGSLLFTLIYAITLEWRLTVLIAMSIPIVTIAILFMTPQSPMWLLTKGEPLKAQQTLGKLRGWPSHETFSSKEFREMIAYTSTTMVHEDDDTEPDATSSWGQLLRPEVYRPFRLLLVYIFFANLLSGIQYVPYLVAVFTEFGAPVNVEFTLAFSVFLSTIGGIITIFLINKLGKRFLTLSTLLICSICYILIGLIGVYWTNSKPITSWLVLILFLTTTFMSSLGIMPIAWILLTEIFPMKSRNITCSAGGAMGYLISFFMIKYYLELSNFVNFYNTFTLFGISGLFGAVYFYFYLPETENKTLQEISEFFK from the exons ATGGttggtaaaaat aaaACTTTGCAAAATACAACCAATCTGAGAAAAGAAATGGAGTCCAATATTAACTATAGATACAGCTTTAAATCCATTTTCGCTCAA AGCTTGGCATTGGCTGGACCGTGTTTCATACAGACCGGGATCGGTATAGAAATTACgtgttcaacaataataattggagCATTAGCGAGCAATAAGAGCAATAATGGACTGCCACCATTGACAGACGAACAAGCATCTTGGTTCG GTAGTCTTCTGTTCTTGTTCACGCCCCTGGGCAGCGCACTATCTTCGTTAACGCTAGACCACTTCGGTCACAAAACGTGCATGATAATAACCAACGTGCCGTTCATAGTGTCGCAGATCATGTTCTTTTACGCCAACAGCGTCGGGACATTGTATGCGTGCTCGATGCTGATGGGGATTAGCGTCGGATACTCGGGAGGCCCGTCTTCAGCCTACATTGGCGAGGTGTGCGAGCCCAAGCTTAGGGGTGCGTTGATGTCGGCGACGAACGTCTTCTATTTCGTTGGCTCGTTGCTGTTCACATTGATATACGCTATCACATTGGAATGGAGGCTGACCGTGCTCATCGCCATGTCGATCCCGATCGTGACCATCGCCATATTGTTTATG ACGCCGCAATCTCCAATGTGGTTGTTGACCAAAGGCGAACCCTTAAAGGCTCAGCAAACGCTTGGCAAATTGAGAGGATGGCCGTCGCACGAAACATTTTCAAGCAAAGAGTTCAGAGAAATGATAGCTTATACGTCTACAACTATGGTACATGAAGATGACGACACCGAgcctg ACGCAACGAGTTCTTGGGGACAACTCCTTCGGCCTGAAGTGTACAGACCGTTCCGTCTGTTGTTGGTGTACATTTTCTTTGCGAATTTATTGTCTGGAATACAGTACGTACCTTATCTAGTAGCAGTGTTTACTGAATTCGGTGCACCCGTTAACGTCGAGTTTACATTA gcgttttcagtatttttatcaACGATTGGAggaataataacgatatttttGATCAACAAACTTGGCAAACGATTCCTTACGTTATCGACGTTATTAATTTGCtcaatttgttatatattaattggaTTAATCGGTGTGTATTGGACGAACTCAAAACCTATAACTTCTTGGCTGGTGTTAATACTTTTTCTAACTACTACTTTCATGTCATCCCTTGGGATAATGCCTATCGCATGGATACTTCTTACCGAGATATTTCCAATGAa gAGTAGAAACATTACCTGCAGCGCTGGAGGGGCAATGGGTTACTTAATATCTTTTTTCATGATCAAGTATTATCTTGAGTTGTCCAACTTTGTGAacttttacaatacatttacttTATTTGGTATTTCCGGTTTATTTGGTGctgtatatttctatttttatttaccagAAACTGAAAACAAAACATTACAAGAAATATCTGAATTTTTCAAATAG